In Kitasatospora sp. NA04385, a single genomic region encodes these proteins:
- a CDS encoding non-ribosomal peptide synthetase yields the protein MEHPPSGTTAQDPRDLLGELAEHGVLVRSRRGRLVVDAPPATPGPLLERLTAARPEVLAAVTAPPGLPGPALPPDTPAPADAPFPLTDLQSAYHVGEAHYPQLRTPAHLAHGFEVPGLDLPRWTAALRTVLTRHETLRAALDPDGRQHVTELPAHWGPQVTDHRHLDADLARAAFLRLREHAADHLPPLDSGTQLGCTVHLAPDTAYVLLTLRLFALDARSIGLLCRDLAAAYEGRPLPGPTPPGLFRRYTEALDRHRDSQAHRNAVAHWTRRAAQLPPPPALPDTAVPAEARFARVRHRLPAPVWSRLRERARESGLSANTVLCAAYAELLRRWSGQPSFGLTVLVATRGMLAADTPGLDQCVGNFGSTLLLECDGTADTFTARAAALQQRLMADLPHVWLSGVEIARRARRTRPDATVASPFVFASGLDDTAGEALPPHLTADGWHLLYKAMHTPQVLLDHQVSEEDGELVCTFDHVADAFPDGLVAELAAAHADLLHRLADDPHTWTATHRPDLPDALLAARRAANRTHRPTDPGDVLDGLRTGAAHTPDRPALIGADGTVGYRQAATAATRTARDLDRAGARPGGLVGVLARKSPAQYLAALAALAHGSGYVPLGVDWPPARIAALLERHAITHLLTDDEGARLAAALPGPAAVTATALRPPAAADASGEGEGDDDAYGLPAQDPDALAYVIFTSGSTGTPKGVAIPHSGLLNTVQDMVERFGVGPGDRLLSLSELHFDLSAFDLFGALHAGAAVVVPPCGPRPDPELWARWVADSGATVWNTVPALLEMLLDHLGERAADVLGGLRLILLSGDWIPLGLPDRIRAACPGARLVALGGATEASIWSNYHVVEDLDPSWKSVPYGRPLANQRYHVLDAGLADVPHWVPGELYIAGDGLAAAYYGQPELTAERFPRHPRTGERLYRTGDHARYRPDGTLEFLGRVDSQAKVRGYRVDLLEVEQQLAAQPGVRAAACTVTGTGADSRLTAFVVPAEDGPAPDPAALRAGLAAVLPGYAVPGAFHRVPALPLTANGKRDARALLALAAEASRASEASETGGAPTGRPPRTDRERALARLWEQVCGTTVRSVDDDFFASGGSSVTAVRLLRLIGEEFGVRLPLSSLFEAGTVAGQCALLDRRGRRTLLTVRAGGPETVVLVHPVGGHLLGYRDLIEALPARFAVHGLQSPAAAELPGTLGELADEYAAAVAALGTPVHLLGWSLGGVLAAEIAHRLPDAPRSLTLVDSFVAAPAGPDGVPAAGEAATAADFFADHLGRGDTDAPDLRVPAGHPDPFGHLAARHLPDEPPQALRALHDQYRALYRLLLAHRPRPLPGRCPQTFVRAGGERPGAFPGLTPAQEHPGALVPPGTEVRTEPGTHHTVVRADAAQRLALILDRHADRHAERTDHPEPATSRK from the coding sequence ATGGAACACCCCCCGTCCGGCACCACCGCGCAGGACCCCCGGGACCTGCTCGGCGAACTCGCCGAGCACGGCGTCCTGGTGCGCTCCCGCCGCGGCCGGCTGGTCGTCGACGCACCGCCCGCCACCCCGGGCCCCCTGCTGGAACGCCTCACCGCGGCCCGGCCCGAGGTGCTCGCCGCCGTCACCGCCCCCCCCGGCCTGCCCGGCCCCGCCCTCCCGCCCGACACCCCCGCACCCGCCGACGCCCCCTTCCCGCTGACCGACCTGCAGAGCGCCTACCACGTCGGCGAAGCGCACTACCCGCAGCTGCGCACCCCCGCCCACCTCGCCCACGGCTTCGAAGTCCCCGGCCTCGACCTGCCCCGCTGGACGGCCGCCCTGCGCACCGTCCTCACCCGGCACGAGACGCTCCGCGCCGCCCTCGACCCCGACGGCCGCCAGCACGTCACCGAGCTCCCCGCCCACTGGGGCCCGCAGGTCACCGACCACCGCCACCTCGACGCCGACCTGGCCCGCGCCGCCTTCCTGCGCCTGCGCGAGCACGCCGCCGACCACCTGCCGCCCCTGGACTCCGGCACCCAGCTCGGCTGCACCGTCCACCTGGCCCCCGACACCGCGTACGTGCTGCTCACCCTGCGCCTGTTCGCCCTGGACGCCCGCTCCATCGGCCTGCTCTGCCGCGACCTCGCCGCCGCCTACGAGGGCCGCCCGCTGCCCGGGCCCACCCCGCCCGGGCTGTTCCGGCGCTACACCGAGGCGCTCGACCGGCACCGCGACAGCCAGGCCCACCGCAACGCCGTCGCCCACTGGACCCGCCGCGCCGCCCAACTGCCGCCCCCGCCCGCGCTGCCCGACACCGCCGTGCCCGCCGAGGCCCGCTTCGCCCGGGTCCGCCACCGGCTGCCCGCCCCCGTCTGGAGCCGGCTGCGCGAACGCGCCCGGGAGAGCGGCCTGTCCGCCAACACCGTGCTGTGCGCCGCCTACGCCGAACTGCTGCGCCGCTGGTCCGGACAGCCCTCCTTCGGACTCACCGTGCTGGTCGCCACCCGCGGCATGCTCGCCGCCGACACCCCCGGCCTGGACCAGTGCGTCGGCAACTTCGGCAGCACCCTGCTGCTGGAGTGCGACGGCACCGCCGACACCTTCACCGCCCGCGCCGCCGCCCTCCAGCAGCGCCTGATGGCCGACCTGCCGCACGTGTGGCTCTCCGGCGTCGAGATCGCCCGCCGCGCCCGGCGCACCCGCCCCGACGCGACGGTCGCCAGCCCGTTCGTCTTCGCCTCCGGCCTCGACGACACCGCCGGCGAAGCGCTGCCCCCGCACCTGACCGCCGACGGCTGGCACCTGCTGTACAAGGCCATGCACACCCCGCAGGTCCTGCTCGACCACCAGGTCTCCGAGGAGGACGGCGAACTCGTCTGCACCTTCGACCACGTCGCCGACGCCTTCCCCGACGGCCTGGTCGCCGAACTCGCCGCCGCCCACGCCGACCTGCTGCACCGCCTCGCCGACGACCCGCACACCTGGACCGCCACCCACCGCCCCGACCTGCCCGACGCCCTGCTCGCCGCCCGCCGCGCCGCCAACCGCACCCACCGCCCCACCGACCCCGGCGACGTCCTCGACGGACTGCGCACCGGCGCCGCGCACACCCCCGACCGGCCCGCCCTGATCGGCGCCGACGGCACCGTCGGATACCGGCAGGCCGCCACCGCCGCCACCCGCACCGCCCGCGACCTCGACCGGGCCGGCGCCCGCCCCGGCGGCCTGGTCGGCGTCCTGGCCCGCAAGAGCCCCGCCCAGTACCTCGCCGCGCTCGCCGCCCTCGCCCACGGCTCCGGCTACGTCCCGCTCGGCGTCGACTGGCCGCCCGCCCGGATCGCCGCCCTGCTGGAACGGCACGCCATCACCCACCTGCTCACCGACGACGAGGGCGCCCGGCTGGCCGCCGCCCTGCCCGGCCCCGCCGCCGTCACCGCCACCGCGCTGCGCCCGCCCGCCGCCGCCGACGCCTCGGGCGAGGGCGAGGGCGACGACGACGCGTACGGGCTGCCCGCCCAGGACCCGGACGCGCTCGCCTACGTGATCTTCACCTCCGGCTCCACCGGCACCCCCAAGGGCGTCGCCATCCCGCACAGCGGGCTGCTCAACACCGTCCAGGACATGGTCGAGCGCTTCGGCGTCGGCCCCGGGGACCGGTTGCTGTCGCTGTCCGAACTGCACTTCGACCTCTCCGCCTTCGACCTGTTCGGCGCCCTGCACGCCGGCGCGGCCGTCGTCGTCCCCCCGTGCGGCCCCCGCCCCGACCCCGAGCTGTGGGCCCGGTGGGTGGCCGACAGCGGCGCCACCGTGTGGAACACCGTCCCGGCGCTGCTGGAGATGCTCCTCGACCACCTCGGCGAGCGCGCCGCCGACGTCCTCGGCGGGCTGCGGCTGATCCTGCTCAGCGGCGACTGGATCCCGCTCGGCCTGCCCGACCGGATCCGCGCGGCCTGCCCCGGGGCGCGGCTGGTCGCCCTCGGCGGCGCCACCGAGGCCTCGATCTGGTCCAACTACCACGTGGTGGAGGACCTCGACCCGTCCTGGAAGTCCGTCCCCTACGGCCGGCCGCTCGCCAACCAGCGCTACCACGTCCTGGACGCCGGCCTCGCCGACGTCCCGCACTGGGTGCCGGGGGAGCTGTACATCGCCGGCGACGGCCTCGCCGCCGCCTACTACGGCCAGCCCGAACTGACCGCCGAACGCTTCCCGCGCCACCCGCGCACCGGGGAACGCCTCTACCGCACCGGCGACCACGCCCGCTACCGGCCCGACGGCACCCTGGAGTTCCTCGGCCGGGTCGACAGCCAGGCCAAGGTCCGCGGCTACCGGGTCGACCTGCTGGAGGTCGAGCAGCAGCTCGCCGCCCAGCCCGGCGTGCGCGCCGCCGCCTGCACCGTCACCGGCACCGGCGCCGACAGCCGGCTGACCGCCTTCGTCGTCCCCGCCGAGGACGGCCCGGCCCCCGACCCGGCCGCCCTGCGGGCCGGCCTGGCCGCCGTCCTGCCCGGCTACGCGGTGCCCGGCGCCTTCCACCGCGTCCCCGCGCTGCCGCTGACCGCCAACGGCAAGCGCGACGCCCGCGCCCTGCTCGCCCTCGCCGCGGAAGCCTCCCGAGCGTCCGAAGCGTCCGAAACCGGGGGCGCGCCCACCGGCCGCCCGCCGCGCACCGACCGCGAACGCGCCCTGGCCCGGCTGTGGGAGCAGGTCTGCGGCACCACCGTCCGCTCCGTCGACGACGACTTCTTCGCCAGCGGCGGCAGCTCCGTCACCGCGGTGCGGCTGCTGCGCCTGATCGGCGAGGAGTTCGGGGTGCGGCTGCCGCTGTCCAGCCTGTTCGAGGCCGGCACCGTCGCCGGGCAGTGCGCGCTCCTGGACCGCCGCGGCCGCCGCACCCTGCTGACCGTCCGCGCGGGCGGCCCGGAGACCGTGGTGCTGGTGCACCCCGTCGGCGGCCACCTGCTGGGCTACCGCGACCTGATCGAGGCCCTGCCCGCCCGCTTCGCCGTGCACGGCCTGCAGAGCCCGGCCGCCGCCGAACTGCCCGGCACGCTCGGCGAACTGGCCGACGAGTACGCCGCCGCGGTCGCCGCCCTCGGCACCCCCGTCCACCTGCTCGGCTGGTCGCTCGGCGGCGTGCTCGCCGCCGAGATCGCCCACCGGCTGCCCGACGCCCCGCGCTCGCTCACCCTGGTCGACAGCTTCGTGGCCGCCCCCGCCGGCCCGGACGGCGTCCCCGCGGCGGGGGAGGCCGCCACCGCGGCCGACTTCTTCGCCGACCACCTCGGCCGGGGCGACACCGACGCCCCGGACCTGCGCGTCCCCGCCGGGCACCCCGACCCGTTCGGCCACCTCGCCGCCCGGCACCTGCCCGACGAGCCCCCGCAGGCCCTGCGCGCCCTGCACGACCAGTACCGCGCCTTGTACCGGCTGCTGCTGGCCCACCGGCCCCGGCCGCTGCCCGGCCGCTGCCCGCAGACCTTCGTCCGCGCGGGCGGCGAACGCCCCGGCGCCTTCCCCGGCCTGACGCCCGCGCAGGAGCACCCCGGCGCCCTCGTCCCGCCCGGCACCGAGGTCCGCACCGAGCCGGGCACCCACCACACGGTCGTCCGGGCGGACGCCGCGCAGCGCCTCGCCCTGATCCTCGACCGGCACGCCGACCGGCACGCCGAGCGCACCGACCACCCCGAGCCCGCCACCAGCAGGAAGTGA
- a CDS encoding cupin domain-containing protein, with the protein MSSRSIKDIVVFGESEGEVRHVRKGPDRWIAGELAITNTLQFASPDGAFTAGIWESTPGKFRAVYEEDEFYHMLYGQVVIADEDGNARTFHPGDTIVVPAGFTGTWEVVEPTKKFYAHYRPGSGPALATATPVTTEPAERTDADPSDPSDPSVQAG; encoded by the coding sequence GTGAGCAGCAGGAGCATCAAGGACATCGTCGTGTTCGGCGAGAGCGAGGGCGAGGTGCGGCACGTCCGCAAGGGCCCCGACCGGTGGATCGCCGGCGAGCTCGCCATCACCAACACGCTGCAGTTCGCCAGCCCCGACGGCGCGTTCACGGCCGGCATCTGGGAGAGCACCCCCGGCAAGTTCCGGGCCGTCTACGAGGAGGACGAGTTCTACCACATGCTGTACGGCCAGGTCGTGATCGCCGACGAGGACGGCAACGCCCGGACCTTCCACCCCGGCGACACCATCGTGGTACCGGCCGGCTTCACCGGGACCTGGGAGGTGGTCGAGCCGACCAAGAAGTTCTACGCCCACTACCGCCCCGGCAGCGGCCCGGCCCTCGCCACCGCGACGCCGGTGACGACCGAGCCCGCCGAGCGGACCGACGCCGACCCGTCCGACCCGTCCGACCCGTCCGTGCAGGCCGGCTGA
- a CDS encoding class I tRNA ligase family protein, whose translation MAARAFLVTATPPTTNGDLHVGHLSGPYLGADVFSRAQRMLGHTALYASGGDDHQTYVVTTAQRLGLDPVELAARCNEEIRETLALARIDIDAFTSPDDDYRADVRAFFTDLYRTGKLERRTWTFPYCATTDRFLLEAFATGHCPECLVATCGAICENCGHPNDTGSLLYPAGTGTAAGTGTEPREVEILVLPLEHYRERFTDFYRERAATMRPHVLRFVREMLDRPLPDFPVSYPAQWGIPVGLDGFEGQVFNVWAEMLPGLRVMSETARARRAPAHRGDVWAADSGYELVQFLGYDNTFYFSLAHLGLAFAHGGLLTPTAIVTNEFYHLEGAKFSTSRRHLIWARDLVGKYGADNVRFHLALDNPEHQVSDFTEAGFTESVRTRLHAPLTALAAALAPRTGQPAPAGPGTTALLDRYRDRMRRAYTLETFSLRQAAESTANLLALLAAKADQDPALAVAGVRVLAEQAAPLLPDLAAALAERCAAVPEGTVPRLDGLIAHPL comes from the coding sequence ATGGCCGCCCGCGCCTTCCTGGTCACCGCCACCCCGCCCACCACCAACGGCGACCTGCACGTCGGCCACCTCTCCGGCCCCTACCTGGGCGCCGACGTGTTCAGCCGCGCCCAGCGGATGCTCGGCCACACCGCCCTCTACGCCTCCGGCGGCGACGACCACCAGACCTACGTGGTCACCACCGCCCAGCGCCTGGGCCTGGACCCGGTCGAACTCGCCGCCCGCTGCAACGAGGAGATCCGCGAGACCCTCGCCCTCGCCCGGATCGACATCGACGCCTTCACCAGCCCCGACGACGACTACCGCGCCGACGTCCGGGCCTTCTTCACCGACCTGTACCGCACCGGGAAACTGGAGCGCCGCACCTGGACGTTCCCGTACTGCGCCACCACCGACCGCTTCCTGCTGGAGGCCTTCGCCACCGGCCACTGCCCCGAGTGCCTGGTCGCCACCTGCGGCGCCATCTGCGAGAACTGCGGCCACCCCAACGACACCGGCTCGCTGCTCTACCCCGCCGGCACCGGCACCGCGGCCGGCACCGGCACCGAGCCGCGCGAGGTCGAGATCCTCGTCCTGCCGCTGGAGCACTACCGCGAGCGCTTCACCGACTTCTACCGCGAACGCGCCGCCACCATGCGGCCGCACGTGCTGCGCTTCGTCCGGGAGATGCTCGACCGCCCGCTGCCCGACTTCCCGGTCAGCTACCCCGCCCAGTGGGGCATCCCGGTCGGCCTGGACGGCTTCGAGGGCCAGGTGTTCAACGTCTGGGCCGAGATGCTGCCCGGCCTGCGCGTCATGAGCGAGACCGCCCGCGCCCGCCGCGCCCCCGCGCACCGCGGCGACGTCTGGGCCGCCGACTCCGGCTACGAACTCGTCCAGTTCCTCGGCTACGACAACACCTTCTACTTCTCGCTCGCCCACCTGGGACTCGCCTTCGCCCACGGCGGCCTGCTCACCCCCACCGCCATCGTGACCAACGAGTTCTACCACCTGGAGGGCGCCAAGTTCTCCACCAGCCGGCGCCACCTGATCTGGGCCCGCGACCTGGTCGGCAAGTACGGCGCCGACAACGTCCGCTTCCACCTCGCCCTCGACAACCCCGAGCACCAGGTCTCCGACTTCACCGAGGCCGGCTTCACCGAGAGCGTCCGCACCCGCCTGCACGCGCCGCTCACCGCGCTCGCCGCCGCCCTCGCCCCGCGCACCGGGCAGCCCGCCCCCGCCGGGCCCGGGACCACCGCGCTGCTCGACCGCTACCGTGACCGCATGCGCCGCGCCTACACCCTGGAGACCTTCTCGCTCCGGCAGGCCGCCGAGAGCACGGCCAACCTGCTCGCCCTGCTCGCCGCCAAGGCCGACCAGGACCCGGCCCTGGCCGTCGCGGGCGTCCGCGTCCTGGCCGAACAGGCCGCCCCGCTCCTCCCGGACCTCGCCGCCGCGCTCGCCGAGCGCTGCGCCGCCGTCCCCGAGGGCACCGTCCCGCGCCTGGACGGGCTGATCGCCCACCCGCTCTGA
- a CDS encoding acetyl-CoA carboxylase biotin carboxylase subunit family protein encodes MHIAFVDSNPAALEAVRLATEAGHRVTFLQSADPLYPPTEQNLRILGAVDHLVDGLVTTDPGAVTAALAARHADHPIDVVTSQHEMCTEAVAHACRTLGLRGTDPDAVLTARRKDRCREALDRAGLASARHALAADEAEVLAAAERIGYPVILKPPSGGDSLLSYVARTPEEAAEGCRGILTGLDAVPADWHGQFRRGILVEEYLTGPLVSVELGVKNGEFTPYCVSGRFRWAQDEVVELGSYIPSNLPPRQREDCIAYAVEVCRALGLDLGVFHLEIIHTERGPVLVEVNPRVMGGALPTIYKHATGTDVFTGLLEILDPDAEVNAPAPTDGCVGGRKVMARHGGTLDPAATLERAARHPDVLQVVGFDSYRTGPGRDVAAGQIVARFILRGEDHLSVVRAAEQILHGLEEDLGIELMIGEKD; translated from the coding sequence ATGCACATCGCGTTCGTCGACTCCAACCCCGCCGCCCTGGAAGCCGTCCGGCTCGCCACGGAGGCCGGCCACCGCGTGACCTTCCTGCAGTCCGCGGACCCGCTCTACCCGCCCACCGAGCAGAACCTGCGCATCCTCGGCGCCGTCGACCACCTCGTCGACGGCCTCGTCACCACCGACCCCGGGGCCGTCACCGCCGCGCTCGCCGCCCGGCACGCCGACCACCCCATCGACGTCGTCACCAGCCAGCACGAGATGTGCACCGAGGCGGTCGCCCACGCCTGCCGCACCCTCGGGCTGCGCGGCACCGACCCCGACGCCGTCCTGACCGCCCGCCGCAAGGACCGCTGCCGCGAGGCCCTCGACCGGGCCGGCCTCGCCTCCGCCCGCCACGCGCTGGCCGCCGACGAGGCGGAGGTCCTCGCCGCCGCCGAACGCATCGGCTACCCCGTCATCCTCAAGCCCCCGTCCGGCGGCGACAGCCTGCTCTCCTACGTGGCCCGCACCCCCGAGGAGGCCGCCGAGGGCTGCCGCGGCATCCTCACCGGGCTCGACGCCGTCCCCGCCGACTGGCACGGCCAGTTCCGGCGCGGCATCCTGGTCGAGGAGTACCTGACCGGCCCGCTGGTCTCGGTCGAACTCGGGGTCAAGAACGGCGAGTTCACCCCCTACTGCGTCTCCGGCCGGTTCCGCTGGGCCCAGGACGAGGTGGTCGAGCTCGGCTCCTACATCCCCTCCAACCTGCCCCCGCGGCAGCGCGAGGACTGCATCGCCTACGCCGTCGAGGTCTGCCGCGCCCTCGGGCTCGACCTCGGCGTCTTCCACCTGGAGATCATCCACACCGAGCGCGGCCCGGTCCTCGTCGAGGTCAACCCCCGCGTCATGGGCGGCGCCCTGCCCACCATCTACAAGCACGCCACCGGCACCGACGTCTTCACCGGGCTGCTGGAGATCCTCGACCCGGACGCCGAGGTCAACGCCCCCGCCCCGACCGACGGTTGCGTCGGCGGACGCAAGGTGATGGCCCGCCACGGCGGCACCCTCGACCCCGCCGCCACCCTGGAGCGCGCCGCCCGCCACCCCGACGTCCTGCAGGTCGTCGGCTTCGACAGCTACCGCACCGGACCGGGCCGCGACGTCGCCGCCGGGCAGATCGTCGCCCGCTTCATCCTGCGAGGTGAAGATCATCTGTCCGTGGTTCGGGCAGCCGAGCAGATCCTGCACGGTTTGGAGGAAGATCTGGGGATCGAGCTGATGATCGGTGAGAAGGACTGA
- a CDS encoding cupin domain-containing protein, with the protein MSGIQIQRRADAPTREEYGCEFRRILPWQRSGPSDTGMGVCTVAPGTATTPHSHVDHEQFYVVRGSGTVEVEGERAEVGPGDAIVVGSHQVHHFENGSATEELELLSVWSLGPLGGE; encoded by the coding sequence ATGAGCGGCATCCAGATCCAGCGGCGGGCCGACGCCCCCACCCGCGAGGAGTACGGCTGCGAGTTCCGCCGGATCCTGCCCTGGCAGCGCTCCGGCCCCTCCGACACCGGCATGGGCGTGTGCACGGTCGCCCCCGGCACCGCCACCACCCCGCACTCGCACGTCGACCACGAGCAGTTCTACGTGGTGCGCGGCAGCGGCACCGTCGAGGTCGAGGGCGAGCGCGCCGAGGTCGGCCCCGGCGACGCGATCGTCGTCGGCTCGCACCAGGTCCACCACTTCGAGAACGGCTCCGCCACCGAGGAGCTCGAACTGCTGTCCGTCTGGTCGCTCGGCCCGCTCGGGGGCGAGTGA
- a CDS encoding SidA/IucD/PvdA family monooxygenase, translated as MTTSPATAGLPHQRLLGIGFGPSHLSMAALHASRAAAGGAGSVHFLEARASFAWHPDMLLPGARMQVAFLKDLVTPREPTSPFSFVNFLVAHGRLEQFLDLATLNPTRHEFVEYFRWAAARLPGYASYGHRAEAIRPAVAPDGTVTHLEVDHRGPDGTRHTTTADHVSVAPGGSPVVPRGVDPAARESGAVLHNSAFLTGIQPFHRRGRELPHRFLVVGAGQSAAEAFQYLAAEFPAAAVTLAHRGFALQPANSSALANAIFAPAAVDLFHGAAPARRRGILAELRTTNYAAVDDTDIDAVAGLLYDQQVRGGQRLAVRRFTELTACRAAGPGAAATLRDLLTGEERTEEYDAVVLATGYDFTEARGLLAGLDRYLLRDEDGRLLVDRDYSVRTAPGFAPKVFLHGAAEHTHGLTSTLLSLIAHRAGDILDAVDAADGAARPAPTDHLLQGAHA; from the coding sequence ATGACCACGTCCCCCGCCACCGCCGGCCTGCCGCACCAGCGGCTGCTCGGCATCGGGTTCGGTCCCTCGCACCTGTCCATGGCCGCCCTGCACGCCTCCCGGGCGGCCGCCGGCGGCGCGGGGAGCGTGCACTTCCTGGAGGCCCGCGCGTCCTTCGCCTGGCACCCGGACATGCTGCTGCCCGGCGCCCGGATGCAGGTCGCCTTCCTCAAGGACCTGGTCACCCCCCGGGAGCCGACCAGCCCGTTCAGCTTCGTCAACTTCCTGGTCGCCCACGGCCGGCTGGAGCAGTTCCTCGACCTCGCCACCCTCAACCCGACCCGGCACGAGTTCGTCGAGTACTTCCGCTGGGCGGCCGCCCGGCTGCCCGGCTACGCCAGCTACGGGCACCGGGCCGAGGCGATCCGCCCCGCCGTCGCCCCCGACGGCACCGTCACCCACCTCGAAGTGGACCACCGCGGCCCCGACGGCACCCGGCACACCACCACCGCCGACCACGTCTCGGTGGCCCCCGGCGGCTCCCCGGTCGTCCCCCGCGGCGTCGACCCCGCCGCCCGGGAGAGCGGCGCCGTCCTCCACAACAGCGCCTTCCTGACCGGCATCCAGCCCTTCCACCGGCGCGGCCGCGAGCTGCCGCACCGCTTCCTGGTGGTCGGCGCCGGACAGAGCGCCGCCGAGGCCTTCCAGTACCTGGCGGCCGAGTTCCCCGCCGCCGCCGTCACGCTCGCCCACCGCGGCTTCGCCCTGCAGCCCGCCAACAGCAGCGCCCTGGCCAACGCCATCTTCGCCCCCGCCGCGGTCGACCTGTTCCACGGCGCCGCCCCGGCCCGCCGCCGCGGCATCCTGGCCGAACTGCGCACCACCAACTACGCCGCCGTCGACGACACCGACATCGACGCCGTCGCCGGACTCCTCTACGACCAGCAGGTGCGCGGCGGGCAGCGGCTGGCGGTGCGCCGCTTCACCGAGCTCACCGCCTGCCGGGCCGCCGGACCGGGCGCCGCCGCCACCCTGCGCGACCTGCTCACCGGCGAGGAGCGCACCGAGGAGTACGACGCCGTCGTCCTCGCCACCGGCTACGACTTCACCGAGGCCCGCGGACTGCTCGCCGGCCTCGACCGGTACCTGCTGCGCGACGAGGACGGCCGGCTGCTCGTCGACCGCGACTACTCGGTGCGCACCGCCCCCGGCTTCGCCCCCAAGGTCTTCCTGCACGGCGCCGCCGAGCACACCCACGGCCTCACCAGCACCCTGCTCTCCCTGATCGCGCACCGCGCCGGCGACATCCTCGACGCCGTCGACGCCGCCGACGGGGCCGCCCGTCCCGCCCCCACCGACCACCTCCTGCAAGGAGCGCACGCATGA